In Streptantibioticus cattleyicolor NRRL 8057 = DSM 46488, a genomic segment contains:
- a CDS encoding ribonuclease HII → MAYEPPTHSVERSMRATLGVKVVAGIDEVGRGAWAGPVTVCAAVTGLRRPPEGLTDSKLLTVKRRTALAATLAGWVTDHALGHASPEEIDDLGMTVALRLAALRALEGLSVRPDAVILDGKYDYLGGPWRVRTVIKGDQSCVPVAAASVIAKVHRDAMMGELGLEHSAFGFAENAGYPSPVHRAALEELGPTPHHRLSWAYLDALPRWRHLKKVRGTAEQAEQLGLDLGPVF, encoded by the coding sequence ATGGCATACGAACCACCCACCCACAGCGTCGAGCGCTCGATGCGGGCCACCCTCGGTGTCAAGGTCGTCGCAGGCATCGACGAAGTCGGCCGCGGCGCGTGGGCGGGACCGGTCACCGTGTGCGCGGCCGTCACCGGGCTGCGTCGTCCGCCGGAAGGGCTGACCGATTCCAAGCTGCTGACCGTCAAGCGCCGCACCGCACTGGCCGCCACGCTCGCCGGCTGGGTGACCGACCACGCGCTGGGCCACGCCTCGCCCGAGGAGATCGACGACCTCGGGATGACGGTCGCGCTCCGCCTCGCCGCGCTGCGTGCCCTCGAAGGGCTCTCGGTGCGGCCGGACGCCGTCATCCTGGACGGCAAGTACGACTACCTCGGCGGTCCGTGGCGGGTGCGTACCGTGATCAAGGGCGATCAGTCCTGCGTCCCGGTCGCCGCCGCCTCCGTGATCGCCAAGGTGCACCGTGACGCGATGATGGGCGAACTGGGCCTGGAACACTCCGCGTTCGGTTTCGCCGAAAACGCGGGGTACCCTTCGCCGGTGCACCGCGCCGCGCTGGAGGAGTTGGGTCCCACCCCGCACCACCGGCTGTCCTGGGCGTATCTCGACGCCCTGCCGCGCTGGCGTCACTTGAAGAAGGTCCGCGGCACCGCGGAGCAGGCCGAGCAACTGGGCCTGGACCTCGGGCCCGTCTTCTGA
- a CDS encoding NUDIX hydrolase, with amino-acid sequence MPPYDPSAHPPFAVTVDLVVLTVRRHALCALVVRRGEPPFQGRWALPGGFVRPDENLTEAAARELAEETGLRAQVAVGAGGAEAPDPYGGAGAHLEQLATYGDPHRDPRMRVVSVAHLALAPDLPAPRAGGDARSARWAPVDELLQRDGAPGAEGVAQLAFDHARILADGVERARSKIEYSSLATAFCPPEFTVGELRRVYEAVWGVALDPRNFHRKVTGTPGFLVPAGGTTTRQGGRPAQLFRAGGATLLNPPMLRPEA; translated from the coding sequence ATGCCCCCCTACGACCCGTCGGCCCACCCGCCGTTCGCCGTCACCGTGGACCTGGTCGTGCTCACCGTGCGCAGGCACGCGTTGTGCGCGCTCGTGGTGCGCCGGGGCGAGCCGCCGTTCCAAGGCCGTTGGGCGCTGCCCGGCGGATTCGTCCGGCCCGACGAGAACCTCACCGAGGCCGCCGCCCGCGAACTCGCCGAGGAGACCGGGCTGCGGGCCCAGGTCGCGGTGGGGGCCGGCGGCGCGGAGGCGCCGGATCCGTACGGTGGTGCGGGGGCCCACCTGGAGCAGCTGGCCACCTACGGCGACCCGCACCGGGACCCGCGCATGCGCGTGGTGAGCGTGGCCCATCTGGCGCTCGCCCCCGATCTGCCGGCGCCCCGGGCGGGCGGTGACGCGCGCAGCGCCCGGTGGGCACCGGTGGACGAGCTGCTCCAGCGCGACGGGGCGCCCGGCGCGGAGGGCGTCGCGCAGCTCGCCTTCGACCACGCCAGGATCCTCGCCGACGGGGTGGAGCGCGCCCGGTCGAAGATCGAGTACTCGTCGCTGGCGACGGCGTTCTGTCCGCCGGAGTTCACCGTGGGCGAGCTGCGCCGGGTGTACGAGGCGGTGTGGGGCGTTGCGCTGGACCCGCGCAACTTCCACCGCAAGGTCACCGGCACCCCCGGCTTCCTCGTCCCGGCGGGCGGGACGACGACGCGGCAGGGCGGCCGTCCCGCCCAGTTGTTCCGGGCCGGCGGTGCCACGCTGCTCAACCCGCCGATGCTGCGTCCCGAGGCCTGA
- a CDS encoding alpha/beta fold hydrolase, whose amino-acid sequence MAVHRQPGTVLTDHVFSVPLDHSDPGGERIEVYAREVVAAGREKDSLPWLLFLQGGPGGSSPRPLGKDGWLVRALDDYRVLLLDQRGTGRSTPVNRQTLPRRGDAAAQADHLSHFRADSIVADCELIRRQLLGEDAKWSLLGQSFGGFCTLTYLSFAPEGLREAFVTGGLAGLGVSARDVYRSAYPRVERKNDGHYRRYPEDVEAVRKITRHLAEREVRLPDGGLLTVPAFQSLGMMLGSSTGSHTLHYLLEDAFLPGPGDAALSDSFLHQAQQHLSFAQRPLYAVLHEAIYGQRSVSRAATGWAAQSVRDEFPRFDADRALSAGEPVLFTGEMIYPWMFETDPALVPLRGVAEELAARGDWPDLYDADRLARNEVPVAAAVYHDDMYVDTADSLATARAVNSLRTWVTDEYEHDGLRASGGRVLDRLIRMVRGEV is encoded by the coding sequence ATGGCCGTCCACCGCCAGCCCGGCACCGTCCTGACCGACCACGTCTTCAGCGTCCCCCTGGACCACTCGGATCCGGGCGGGGAGCGCATCGAGGTCTACGCGCGCGAGGTGGTGGCGGCGGGCCGGGAGAAGGACTCGCTGCCGTGGCTGCTCTTCCTCCAGGGCGGCCCGGGCGGCAGCTCCCCGCGACCGCTGGGCAAGGACGGCTGGCTGGTGCGGGCGCTCGACGACTACCGGGTGCTCCTCCTCGACCAGCGCGGAACCGGACGCTCCACCCCGGTGAACCGGCAGACCCTGCCGCGTCGCGGTGACGCCGCCGCCCAGGCCGACCACCTGTCGCACTTCCGTGCCGACTCCATCGTGGCCGACTGCGAACTGATCCGGCGTCAGCTCCTCGGCGAGGACGCCAAGTGGTCGTTGCTGGGCCAGAGTTTCGGCGGCTTCTGCACCCTGACGTACCTGTCGTTCGCGCCGGAGGGGCTGCGCGAGGCGTTCGTCACCGGCGGCCTGGCGGGGCTCGGCGTGAGCGCGCGGGACGTGTACCGGTCGGCGTATCCGCGGGTGGAGCGGAAGAACGACGGGCATTACCGGCGCTATCCCGAGGACGTCGAGGCCGTCCGGAAGATCACCCGGCACCTGGCCGAGCGTGAAGTGCGGCTGCCGGACGGCGGGTTGCTGACCGTGCCGGCCTTCCAGTCGCTCGGCATGATGCTGGGCTCCAGCACCGGCTCGCACACCTTGCACTACCTGCTCGAGGACGCCTTCCTCCCGGGGCCGGGCGACGCGGCCCTGTCCGACTCCTTCCTCCACCAGGCGCAGCAGCACCTGTCGTTCGCGCAACGGCCGCTGTACGCCGTGCTCCACGAGGCGATCTACGGTCAGCGCTCGGTCTCCCGGGCGGCGACCGGCTGGGCCGCGCAGTCGGTGCGGGACGAGTTCCCCCGGTTCGACGCCGACCGGGCGCTGTCGGCGGGCGAACCGGTGCTCTTCACCGGGGAGATGATCTATCCCTGGATGTTCGAGACCGACCCGGCGCTGGTGCCGTTGCGTGGCGTCGCCGAGGAGCTGGCGGCCCGCGGTGACTGGCCCGACCTCTACGACGCCGACCGGCTCGCCCGCAACGAGGTTCCGGTCGCCGCGGCCGTCTACCACGACGACATGTACGTCGACACGGCGGACTCGCTGGCCACGGCGCGCGCGGTGAACTCCCTGCGGACCTGGGTCACCGACGAGTACGAGCACGACGGCCTGCGCGCCAGCGGCGGGCGGGTCCTCGACCGGCTGATCCGGATGGTGCGCGGCGAGGTGTGA
- a CDS encoding RecQ family ATP-dependent DNA helicase yields MNEPLRTRADAVLRRLVGDPTGTAALREDQWRAVEALVAQGRRALVVQRTGWGKSAVYFVATALLRERGGGPTVIVSPLLALMRNQIEAAERAGIRARTINSANTEEWDEVQAEIAAGAVDVLLVSPERLNNPDFRDSVLPKLAAATGLLVVDEAHCISDWGHDFRPDYRRLRTVLADLPPGTPVLATTATANARVTADVAEQLGTTGADGDAGGGDTHALVLRGPLDRESLSLGVLRLPDAAHRLAWLADHLHTLPGSGIVYSLTVAAADEVAAFLRQRGHTVAAYSGRTEDADRRAAEADLLANRVKALVATSALGMGFDKPDLGFVVHLGSPSSPIAYYQQVGRAGRGVEHAEVLLLPGAEDEAIWRYFASLAFPPEEQVRRTLQALADAGRPLSLPALEAMVELRRSRLETMLKVLDVDGAVRRVRGGWTATGRPWTYDAERYAWVARQRESEQQAMREYATTTGCRMEYLRRQLDDETAEPCGRCDNCAGARFTTEVSAAALESARAALGRPGVEVEPRRMWPTGMPAIGVDLKGRIPAGEQASAGRALGRLSDIGWGNRLRPMFAPGAPDGPVPDDVVDAVVTVLADWAKGPGGWAGGTPGAPARPVGVVTVDSHTRPRLIESLAARVAQVGRMPLLGRVGYAPQAAPERIARSNSAQRLRALHEAFTVPPELAAALAANPGPVLLVDDLTDSGWTLAVVARLLLRSGASAVLPLVLAVQG; encoded by the coding sequence ATGAACGAACCACTGCGTACCCGCGCCGACGCCGTCCTGCGCCGGCTCGTCGGCGACCCCACCGGCACCGCGGCCCTGCGTGAGGACCAGTGGCGGGCGGTCGAGGCGCTGGTCGCGCAGGGTCGCAGGGCCCTGGTGGTGCAGCGCACCGGCTGGGGCAAGTCGGCCGTCTACTTCGTGGCCACCGCTCTGCTCCGCGAGCGCGGCGGCGGTCCCACCGTGATCGTCTCCCCGCTGCTCGCCCTGATGCGCAACCAGATCGAGGCGGCGGAGCGGGCCGGCATCCGGGCCCGCACGATCAACTCGGCCAACACCGAGGAGTGGGACGAGGTCCAGGCGGAGATCGCGGCCGGCGCGGTCGACGTCCTCCTGGTGAGCCCGGAACGCCTCAACAACCCGGACTTCCGCGACTCGGTGCTGCCCAAGCTCGCCGCCGCGACCGGGCTGCTCGTGGTCGACGAGGCCCACTGCATCTCCGACTGGGGCCACGACTTCCGCCCCGACTACCGGCGGCTGCGCACCGTGCTCGCCGACCTCCCGCCCGGCACCCCGGTGCTGGCCACCACCGCCACCGCCAACGCCCGGGTCACCGCGGACGTGGCCGAGCAACTGGGCACCACCGGCGCGGACGGCGACGCGGGCGGGGGCGATACGCACGCCCTGGTGCTGCGCGGGCCGCTGGACCGCGAATCCCTCTCGCTCGGTGTACTGCGCCTGCCGGACGCCGCCCACCGGCTGGCCTGGCTCGCCGATCACCTCCACACCCTGCCGGGCTCGGGCATCGTCTACAGCCTCACCGTGGCCGCGGCCGACGAGGTGGCCGCCTTCCTGCGGCAGCGCGGACACACCGTGGCCGCCTACTCCGGCCGCACCGAGGACGCCGACCGCCGCGCCGCCGAGGCCGACCTGCTGGCCAACCGGGTCAAGGCGCTGGTGGCCACCTCCGCCCTGGGCATGGGGTTCGACAAACCCGACCTGGGCTTCGTGGTCCACCTGGGGTCGCCCTCCTCCCCCATCGCCTACTACCAGCAGGTGGGACGGGCCGGCCGCGGGGTCGAGCACGCGGAGGTCCTGCTGCTGCCGGGCGCCGAGGACGAGGCCATCTGGCGCTACTTCGCCTCGCTCGCCTTCCCTCCCGAGGAGCAGGTGCGCCGCACCCTCCAGGCCCTCGCCGACGCCGGCCGCCCGCTGTCGTTGCCGGCCCTGGAGGCCATGGTCGAACTGCGCCGGTCGCGGCTGGAGACGATGCTGAAGGTCCTCGACGTGGACGGCGCGGTACGCCGGGTGCGCGGCGGCTGGACGGCGACCGGCCGGCCGTGGACGTACGACGCCGAGCGGTACGCCTGGGTGGCCCGGCAGCGCGAGTCCGAGCAGCAGGCGATGCGCGAGTACGCCACCACCACCGGGTGCCGGATGGAATACCTGCGGCGGCAGTTGGACGACGAGACGGCCGAGCCGTGCGGCCGTTGCGACAACTGCGCCGGGGCCCGCTTCACCACCGAAGTCTCCGCCGCCGCCCTGGAGTCGGCGCGGGCGGCCCTCGGCAGGCCCGGTGTCGAGGTCGAACCGCGTCGGATGTGGCCGACCGGCATGCCGGCCATCGGAGTCGACCTCAAGGGGCGTATCCCGGCCGGGGAGCAGGCGTCGGCGGGGCGGGCGCTGGGCCGGCTGTCGGACATCGGGTGGGGCAACCGGCTGCGGCCGATGTTCGCCCCGGGCGCGCCCGACGGGCCGGTGCCGGACGACGTGGTGGACGCCGTGGTCACGGTGCTCGCCGACTGGGCCAAGGGGCCCGGGGGTTGGGCCGGCGGCACGCCCGGAGCCCCCGCCCGGCCGGTGGGCGTGGTCACCGTCGACTCGCACACCCGGCCACGGCTGATCGAGTCGCTGGCGGCACGCGTGGCGCAGGTGGGCCGGATGCCACTGCTCGGCCGGGTCGGCTACGCGCCGCAGGCCGCGCCGGAGCGCATAGCCCGGTCCAACAGCGCGCAGCGGTTGCGCGCGCTGCACGAGGCGTTCACCGTCCCGCCGGAGCTCGCCGCGGCGCTGGCGGCCAACCCCGGTCCGGTGCTGCTCGTCGACGATCTGACGGATTCCGGTTGGACGCTGGCGGTGGTCGCTCGTCTCCTGCTGCGTTCGGGCGCGTCGGCGGTGCTGCCGCTGGTCCTGGCCGTGCAGGGCTGA
- a CDS encoding ADP-ribosylglycohydrolase family protein, with product MTVDPLFSDRYDRALASLRGLSVGDALGSQFFVPANYPALRSGELPPGPWQWTDDTEMACSIVAVLAGHGRIDQDALADSFAEHHDTDRGYGPAVSRMLRLIRQEGADWRELAAALFNGQGSWGNGAAMRIAPLGAWYADDPVQATHQAEISAYTTHQHREAVVGAMAVAAAAALVAAADGPRDPSALLGEVIALIPRSAVHAGLRRARDMLDFADVATVAAVLGCGRRTSAHDTVPFALWAAARHLDDFPAAFWTAARAGGDIDTTCAIVGGVLASRPAGLPPEEWRARTEELPGWLPSLRHPGQ from the coding sequence ATGACCGTTGATCCCCTCTTTTCCGATCGGTACGATCGCGCCCTCGCCAGCCTCCGCGGCCTCTCCGTGGGGGATGCCCTCGGCTCCCAGTTCTTCGTCCCCGCCAACTACCCGGCGCTCCGGAGTGGCGAGCTGCCGCCAGGGCCGTGGCAGTGGACCGACGACACCGAGATGGCCTGCTCGATCGTGGCCGTCCTCGCCGGCCACGGCCGGATCGACCAGGACGCGCTGGCCGACTCCTTCGCCGAGCACCACGACACCGACCGGGGATACGGGCCCGCCGTCAGCCGCATGCTGCGGCTGATCCGGCAGGAAGGCGCCGACTGGCGTGAGCTGGCGGCGGCGCTCTTCAACGGCCAGGGCTCCTGGGGTAACGGCGCCGCCATGCGCATCGCACCCCTCGGCGCCTGGTACGCCGACGACCCCGTACAGGCGACCCACCAGGCCGAGATCTCCGCGTACACCACCCACCAGCACCGTGAGGCGGTCGTCGGCGCGATGGCGGTGGCCGCGGCAGCCGCCCTGGTCGCCGCGGCGGACGGCCCCCGGGACCCCTCGGCGCTGCTCGGTGAGGTCATCGCGCTGATCCCGCGCAGCGCCGTGCACGCCGGGCTGCGCCGCGCCCGCGACATGCTGGACTTCGCCGACGTGGCCACCGTCGCCGCCGTGCTCGGCTGCGGACGTCGCACCAGCGCGCACGACACCGTGCCGTTCGCGCTGTGGGCGGCGGCCCGGCACCTGGACGACTTCCCGGCCGCCTTCTGGACCGCCGCCCGGGCCGGCGGTGACATCGACACCACCTGCGCCATCGTCGGCGGGGTGCTCGCCTCCCGCCCCGCCGGTCTGCCGCCGGAGGAATGGCGGGCCCGCACCGAGGAACTGCCCGGCTGGCTGCCCAGCCTCCGGCACCCCGGACAGTGA
- a CDS encoding DUF4192 domain-containing protein, whose protein sequence is MTQHTQPTSDLLEPHVTLRTPAQLAEALPYLLGFHPDDSIVLIAMHGGRGRFGGRLRIGIPESETEWPHLAAELADCLVNAPSRFGRPNGIAAFLCQDPRGDETPARTMERLRPLAQHLRTACGAQDVPVFEALCVSGGRWFSYCCPNPACCPPEGGEINRDGTSVMAVAAAYAGIRVRGSLREMRARFAPLTGARSEAQETALDTACGELVPRMLDGGAGSGTVREETIALAAAALQRFKDAPAEHDDPTGDAHDDTLLGDEEAAAVLIGLQDRDTRDIAAEWQEECDQAAALRLWRALARRCVGAYAGYAAPPLTLAGLVCWLAGDEPSARVAFGLALEADPDYVFAQLLHEACNHHVDPEPLRRRLREEHAKRSARPARPPRPGRAGTGPKGRPSGDTRPVTRTTARPRTRRRVRADGDERA, encoded by the coding sequence ATGACTCAGCACACACAGCCCACCAGTGACCTTCTGGAACCGCACGTCACCCTGCGCACCCCCGCCCAGCTCGCGGAGGCCCTGCCCTACCTGCTGGGCTTCCACCCCGACGACAGCATCGTGCTGATCGCGATGCACGGCGGACGAGGCCGCTTCGGCGGACGGCTGCGGATCGGCATCCCCGAATCCGAGACGGAGTGGCCGCACCTGGCCGCCGAACTCGCCGACTGCCTGGTGAACGCCCCGAGCCGGTTCGGCAGGCCGAACGGGATCGCCGCCTTCCTGTGCCAGGACCCGCGTGGCGACGAGACCCCGGCCAGGACCATGGAACGCCTGCGTCCCCTCGCCCAGCACCTGCGCACCGCGTGCGGCGCCCAGGACGTCCCGGTCTTCGAGGCGCTCTGCGTCAGCGGCGGGCGGTGGTTCTCCTACTGCTGCCCGAACCCGGCCTGCTGCCCGCCCGAGGGCGGCGAGATCAACCGGGACGGCACCTCGGTCATGGCGGTGGCCGCCGCCTACGCGGGCATCCGGGTACGCGGCAGCCTGCGTGAGATGCGGGCCCGCTTCGCCCCGCTCACCGGGGCGCGGTCCGAGGCCCAGGAAACCGCGCTCGACACCGCCTGCGGCGAACTCGTGCCGCGCATGCTCGACGGCGGCGCCGGCTCCGGCACCGTGCGGGAGGAGACCATCGCCCTCGCCGCGGCGGCCCTCCAGCGGTTCAAGGACGCCCCCGCGGAGCACGACGACCCCACCGGGGACGCCCACGACGACACGCTGCTCGGCGACGAGGAGGCCGCGGCCGTCCTCATCGGCCTCCAGGACCGCGACACCCGCGACATCGCCGCCGAATGGCAGGAGGAGTGCGACCAGGCCGCCGCCCTGCGCCTGTGGCGGGCGCTGGCCCGGCGCTGCGTGGGCGCCTACGCGGGCTACGCGGCGCCCCCGCTCACCCTGGCCGGGCTGGTCTGCTGGCTCGCCGGCGACGAACCCTCCGCCCGGGTCGCCTTCGGGCTGGCGCTGGAGGCCGACCCCGACTACGTCTTCGCCCAGCTGCTGCACGAAGCCTGCAATCACCACGTCGACCCGGAGCCGCTGCGCCGGCGGCTGCGGGAGGAACACGCCAAGCGGTCGGCCCGTCCGGCCCGGCCGCCGCGTCCCGGTCGGGCCGGCACCGGGCCCAAGGGCCGGCCGTCGGGCGACACCCGCCCGGTCACCCGCACCACGGCCCGCCCCCGCACCCGCCGCCGGGTCCGGGCCGACGGGGACGAGCGGGCATGA